The nucleotide sequence AAAAAAGAAGAAAAGGTTCATTTTTAATTAAAGTTTCTTAAAGATAATTCAAATAACATATTTATATATATACTGCTATTGTTATTTTTGCGCTATGTCTCGAAGAAATAAAAAACAACAGTTTAATAATATTGAAGTCGTTGATGCAGGTGCTAAAGGAAAAACTATAGCGAAGGCTCCAGACGGAAAAGTTATTTTCATTCCTAATGCTGTACCTGGTGATGTTATAGATGTTCAAACATTTAAAAAACGTAAAGCCTATTATGAAGGTAAAGCAATTGCTTTTCACACCTTATCCGAAAAACGTATAGATCCTAAATGTGAACATTTTGGTACTTGTGGTGGATGTAAATGGCAACATATGGGTTATGAACATCAGTTGTTTTATAAGGAAAAAGAAGTTGTAAATAATTTACAACGTTTAGGGCATATTGAGCTTCCAGAAATAACACCAATATTAGGTTCTGAAAAGCAATACTTCTATAGAAATAAAATGGAATTTTCGTTTAGTGATAGCCGCTGGCTAACCTATGAGGAAGTTGCATCCGAAAACGATTTAGGGGATAGAAATGCTCTAGGGTTTCATATCCCAGGAATGTGGGACAAAATTTTAGATATTAAAAAATGTTGGTTGCAAGAAGATCCTTCAAATGCAATTAGAAATGGAATAAAAGCATTTGCAATAAAAAACAATTTAGAATTTTTTAATACACGAAACCAGACAGGACTATTACGCACATTAATGCTTCGCACCACTAGTATTGGAGAGTTAATGGTGCTTGTCCAGTTTTTTAAAGATGATAGTAGTAAACGCGAATTATTATTAGAGCATTTAAAAACAACTTTTCCAGAAATTACATCCTTGCAGTATGTTGTTAACAAAAAAGGGAACGATACCATTTATGATCAAGAGGTGATTTGCTATCATGGGCGTGATCATATTTTTGAAGAGATGGAAGGTTTGCGTTTTAAAATAAATGCAAAATCTTTTTATCAAACCAATTCTGAGCAGGCTTATGAGTTATATAAAATAGCAAGAGATTTTGCTGGGTTAACTGGAGATGAACTTGTGTATGACTTATATACAGGTACAGGAACCATAGCACAATTTGTGGCTAAACAAGCAAAAAAGGTAATTGGTGTAGAAGCTGTACCTGACGCCATTATAGCTGCTAAAGAAAATGCACAATTAAATAGCATTAACAACGTTGATTTTTATGTTGGTGATATGAAAACTGTATTTAACGATACATTTATAGCAACACACGGGCAACCAGATATTATTATAACTGATCCACCAAGGGACGGGATGCATAAAGATGTAGTACAACAAATTTTAAATATAGCACCATCAAAAATTGTATATGTAAGTTGTAATAGTGCCACACAAGCAAGAGATTTAGCATTAATGGATGCGATATACAAAGTAACAAGAACTCAAGCTGTAGATATGTTTCCGCAAACACATCATGTGGAAAATGTTGTACTTTTGGAAAAAAGATAAAACCCAAATACGTGAAGAAACAAAGTTTATTATTTTTAAGTATTATTTTAACCTCAATTTTTGTAAGCTGCGAACGTGATGATATTTGTGCTGCATCTACTCCAACAACACCACAGCTTATTTTACGATTTTTTAATAATGATATGCGTGACGAACTAGAAGTAGTTCCTAATTTATTTGCAATTGGGCTTGATGATAATAATGAGCTTGTAACACTCTTAAATTTAAGCGCAACTACTAGTGATTCTTTAGTATTACCATTACGTACAGATGCAGATCAAACACGTTTTTTACTAATTACAGATTCAGATGGAACAGCAACTGGTGGAAATATAGATACTCTAACAGTATCTTACGACAGACAAGATGTATTTATCTCACGAGCTTGTGGATTTAGTAACAATTTTAACGCGATTAATTTAACAATAACACCAGATGCAGATAATTGGGTTTTAGACTCTGCAATACTTAGAGAAAATGTAACCGATGAAATTTCAGCACATGCACAAATATTCCATTAGTATTTTAATTGCATTGCTGACATCTACATCAGTAATGGCTCAAAACGAAAATAGCGAAATCGAAAACGATAGTATTGCTACTGATTCTACTTCCTATAAATTAAAATATGGATTGCGTTTAGGGTTCGATATTAGTAAAATTGTACGAACAGCTATTGATGATGAATTTAGCGGTTTCGAAATTAATGCAGATTACAGGCTTACTAAAAAATTATTTATCGCAGCAGAAATTGGGAATGAAGAGCGCACAACAACTACAGATTTTTTAAATTCTACAGCTGACGGGAGTTATATAAAAGCTGGAATAGATTATAATTTATATAGGAATTGGCTGGGGGCCGATGATCTTATTTATAGTGGTTTTCGAATAGGATACAGCACCTTTAATCAAACCATAAATAGCTTTTCTGTGTTTAACAGAAATCAATCGTTTGAACAAGGGACATTTACAACACCTATAGAAATTGATGGATTGGATGCTATTTGGGGTGAACTCATTATGGGAATCAAAGCAGAGGTACTTCCTAATTTATATATGGGTGTAAATGTGCAATTTAAATTATTGGCCAGTGAAACAGAGCCTGATAATTTTGAAAATGTATACATCCCTGGATTTAATCGTACTTTCGATAGTGGTTCTTTTGGTATAGGATTTGGTTATAATATCGCTTATTTAATTCCTTTTAAGAAGCGATAATTGAAGTATTAAATTATATACGCTTATAATATTGGATTACCAACTATTTTTAAAAATTCATCTCGATTAAATTTATCTTTAAAACTACCTCCATATTCGATTGTAGTAGTAAAACTATCTTTGTCTTTTATACCTCTTGAAGAAACACAAAGGTGCTTAGCACAAATCATAACAATAACGTCTTTTGTTTCTAATGTGTTTTGTAAATCTTTTAGAATCTGTAGAGATAATCTTTCTTGAACCTGTGGACGATGAGCGTAATAATCTACCAAACGATTAATTTTTGAAAGTCCTATTACTTTACTTTTAGGTATATAAGCAATATGTGCATGACCAGTTATAGGTAAAAAGTGGTGCTCACAAGCAGAGTCAATCGTGATATTCTGTTCAACAAGCATTTTCTTATATCCGTATTTATTATTAAAGACTGAAAGTTTAGGTTTATTATTAGGGTCTAAACCATAAAATAGTTCTTTAACATACATTTTGGCTACACGATAAGGCGTACCGGACAAGCTATCATCAGATAAATCGAGACCTAATTCATCCATTATCTTTCCAAAATGGTATTCAATATTTTTAATTTTTTCGTCATCTGATTTATCAAATGCATTAGGAAGCAACGGCGTCTCTACACTAGAGGAAATATGATTATCTCCTATGATTTCAATTTGTTCTTTATTCATTGATTTGTACAACAGTTATCAGTTTTACACTGACAATAATTAAGATTATAAATATGAAGTATAATAAGTGTTAAAGCAGATATATAAGTGAAGGTTTCAGGTAGCTTATACCATCCTAATTTTTCATTTATTATCATTATAGTAAGCATTATCCAATTAATCCATAGCACTGATTTTACAAAGTTGTTTGAAGTAGTTTGGGTTGAACGATAAACAGCAAAAAAAGAAATAACCAAGAACAGGTAATCTAAATATCGCCACCATATTGGCGCTGCTTCTATAGAAGAAGTCTGTGCAATAAAAAGAAATGGAGTAGCAAAACAATGTAACATACACAATGTGCTTGCAAACGCGCCTAATTTGTCTGGTTTATTTATTACCAATTTCATTATTTACAATTATTAATGCAACTAAGTTGCAAATATAAGAATATGATTTGTTATTGCAACTTAGTTCTAATAAATTTGCACTATGGGTATAATTAGAAAAACAAAGTCAGTTGAGGCTTTATTAAAAGAGTTCCAAAAAGGTTCAAGTGCTATTTCTGCTATAGATTTGATTAAAAGGCTTAGTCATAAATTAAATAAAACTACTGTTTATAGAATTTTAGAGAAACTTGAAGATGATGGAGTATTGCATTCTTTTCTTGGTAAAAATGGAATTAAATGGTATGCAAAATGTAATGGATGTTCTACGTCAGGACATATAGATACACATCCTCATTTTCAGTGTTTGAATTGTGGTAAAGTAGATTGCCTAACAATAGATGTACAGATTCCTAAAATACTTAATCGTGAGGTTACAGTTTCCCAGGTGTTGATCCAAGGTAAATGTGAAAATTGTTTGCGTACATTATAGATGATATTGAAAATAGATTAATGTAATTAAATACCATTTTTATAGGTATATTAAAAAATAACCATTAGTTAACCTTGCTTTTTCGCTTTTTTACTCCCAGCATACATTTCAAACTTTAATAAACGTGCTTCCAGTTTGGCATTAAAGAGTTTTATTTTTCGAGATGGTCGTAAGCCTACAAATTTTAAAGCGTCCATATTAGAAGTAATGAGCCATGCATGAGTACCAGAATAACCATGTTTTAAAGTGCTCCCTATATCACTATAAAATTTCTCCATATCAATATTTAAACGCTCTCCATAAGGCGGATTAAACAGCATATGTAAATGAGTTTCTCCTCCTTTTTGAGTTTTAAAGAAATCTTCGTGTTGTACTTTTATAAATTCATCCAGATGCGCATTCTTTACATTATCTTTCGCTTTCTGTACTGCAGATGGAGACTTATCATAACCTAAAATTCTATGATGAAAATCACGTGTTTTTTTAAGAAGTGATTCTTCAATTTTTTCAAACAACTCTACATCCCAATCTTTCCATCGCTCAAAGGCAAACTCTTTACGCATTAAATTTGGCGGAATATTACAAGCGATCATCGCGGCCTCAATAAGTATGGTACCACTACCACACATAGGATCCATAAAATCGCTTTGCCCATCCCATCCTGAAAGCATAATTAACCCAGCGGCCAACACTTCATTTATAGGTGCAATATTAGTCGCTGTTTTATAACCTCGACGATGTAATGATTCTCCAGAACTATCTAAAGAAACAGTACACATCTGTCTGTCGATATGGATATTAATTTTTAGATCAGGGAAACGTAAATCGATATTTGGACGCTCACCACTATTATTTCTAAAACGATCAACAATAGCATCCTTAGCTTTTAACGCGATATATTTAGAGTGTGTAAACACCGTTGAATGTACTGTAGCATCAATAGCCAGTGAGCCTTTTTCGGAAATATAATTTTCCCAAGGCATTTTATAAATCTGGTTATATAGGTCTTGCTCGTTTGTTACTCGAAATGTTTTTATAGGCTTTAAGATCTTTATTGCCGTACGCAATCCTAAATTAGCTTTATACATAAACCCCTTGTCCCCTACAAAGCTAACATTACGAACACCTTGCTTTACATCTTGAGCACCAAGGTTTCGCAACTCATTTGCAAGAAGCTCTTCAAAGCCAAATAAGGTTTTGGCAACCATTTTGAAATTATTATCCATTAGTTACGTCCAATAAATTGCAAAAATAAATTATTTTTGCTGCAAATAGGAGGTTTATATTTTTAATTAAAATAAGGGTTGCATTAGTACTCCTTTTATATCGAATTGGTTTCGATATTTTTATAAAGGGTATAATTAAAGCCTAACCCGAACTGAGATTATGATGTCGGGAAACTATCAAAAAAACACTATGACAGAAAGCACTAAAGATTGGTTCGCTTCTTGGTTTGACACTCCTTATTATCACATTCTCTATAAGGAGCGTGACGATACCGAAGCGCAAGCATTTATGGAGACTTTAACAGCCTACCTAAATATCTCTGATACATGTGAAGTAATGGATTTGGCTTGCGGTAAGGGGCGACATTCTATTTATTTAAATAGTATTGGCTATCGTATTACCGGAGCAGATTTGTCACCACATAGTATTGCTTATGCTAAACAATTTGAAAATGAGCGTTTAGAATTTGTGGTACACGATATGAGCAAACCTTATACGAAACAATTTGATGCTGTATTTAACTTATTTACCAGTTTTGGTTATTTTGAAAATGAAGAAGATAACTTAAATACCATTAAAGCGATAAAGGCAAATTTAAAACCTCAAGGTGTAGGTGTGATCGATTTTATGAATATTGATTACGTGATTAATAATCTAGTCGCAGAAAACACTAAAGAAGTAGATGGTATTACCTTTAATTTAAAGCGCTATGTAGAGGATGGCTATCTTATAAAAGACATTTCGTTTACAGCAGATGGTCACGATCATAATTACCAAGAACGTGTAAAAGTAATTACTTTAGACGATTTTAAAGTGATGTTTGATAAAGCTGGGGTAACACTTTTAGATGCTTTTGGTGATTATAAATTAAATACTTTTAATAAAGATTCTTCTGAGCGTTTGGTTTTAATTTTTATGTAAAAGCACGATACAGACAACTATGAACACCTATTTACTCCCTATATACGCTGTACTTTTTGGTTATGTAGTCGTTTGGATCACTAAAGAAAGAACGATTAAGAACATTAAATTTTTATTGGCCTTTAGCGGAGCCTTTTTATTATCGATCACTGTTTTTGAATTATTACCCGAAGTGTATTCCAATCTAGATGCTAAAGCTACAGGGCTATTTATAATGCTCGGTATTTTAG is from Flavobacteriaceae bacterium and encodes:
- a CDS encoding MerC domain-containing protein produces the protein MKLVINKPDKLGAFASTLCMLHCFATPFLFIAQTSSIEAAPIWWRYLDYLFLVISFFAVYRSTQTTSNNFVKSVLWINWIMLTIMIINEKLGWYKLPETFTYISALTLIILHIYNLNYCQCKTDNCCTNQ
- a CDS encoding transcriptional regulator, which codes for MGIIRKTKSVEALLKEFQKGSSAISAIDLIKRLSHKLNKTTVYRILEKLEDDGVLHSFLGKNGIKWYAKCNGCSTSGHIDTHPHFQCLNCGKVDCLTIDVQIPKILNREVTVSQVLIQGKCENCLRTL
- a CDS encoding class I SAM-dependent RNA methyltransferase; its protein translation is MDNNFKMVAKTLFGFEELLANELRNLGAQDVKQGVRNVSFVGDKGFMYKANLGLRTAIKILKPIKTFRVTNEQDLYNQIYKMPWENYISEKGSLAIDATVHSTVFTHSKYIALKAKDAIVDRFRNNSGERPNIDLRFPDLKINIHIDRQMCTVSLDSSGESLHRRGYKTATNIAPINEVLAAGLIMLSGWDGQSDFMDPMCGSGTILIEAAMIACNIPPNLMRKEFAFERWKDWDVELFEKIEESLLKKTRDFHHRILGYDKSPSAVQKAKDNVKNAHLDEFIKVQHEDFFKTQKGGETHLHMLFNPPYGERLNIDMEKFYSDIGSTLKHGYSGTHAWLITSNMDALKFVGLRPSRKIKLFNAKLEARLLKFEMYAGSKKAKKQG
- the folE gene encoding GTP cyclohydrolase I FolE, with product MNKEQIEIIGDNHISSSVETPLLPNAFDKSDDEKIKNIEYHFGKIMDELGLDLSDDSLSGTPYRVAKMYVKELFYGLDPNNKPKLSVFNNKYGYKKMLVEQNITIDSACEHHFLPITGHAHIAYIPKSKVIGLSKINRLVDYYAHRPQVQERLSLQILKDLQNTLETKDVIVMICAKHLCVSSRGIKDKDSFTTTIEYGGSFKDKFNRDEFLKIVGNPIL
- a CDS encoding class I SAM-dependent methyltransferase, which gives rise to MTESTKDWFASWFDTPYYHILYKERDDTEAQAFMETLTAYLNISDTCEVMDLACGKGRHSIYLNSIGYRITGADLSPHSIAYAKQFENERLEFVVHDMSKPYTKQFDAVFNLFTSFGYFENEEDNLNTIKAIKANLKPQGVGVIDFMNIDYVINNLVAENTKEVDGITFNLKRYVEDGYLIKDISFTADGHDHNYQERVKVITLDDFKVMFDKAGVTLLDAFGDYKLNTFNKDSSERLVLIFM
- the rlmD gene encoding 23S rRNA (uracil(1939)-C(5))-methyltransferase RlmD — encoded protein: MSRRNKKQQFNNIEVVDAGAKGKTIAKAPDGKVIFIPNAVPGDVIDVQTFKKRKAYYEGKAIAFHTLSEKRIDPKCEHFGTCGGCKWQHMGYEHQLFYKEKEVVNNLQRLGHIELPEITPILGSEKQYFYRNKMEFSFSDSRWLTYEEVASENDLGDRNALGFHIPGMWDKILDIKKCWLQEDPSNAIRNGIKAFAIKNNLEFFNTRNQTGLLRTLMLRTTSIGELMVLVQFFKDDSSKRELLLEHLKTTFPEITSLQYVVNKKGNDTIYDQEVICYHGRDHIFEEMEGLRFKINAKSFYQTNSEQAYELYKIARDFAGLTGDELVYDLYTGTGTIAQFVAKQAKKVIGVEAVPDAIIAAKENAQLNSINNVDFYVGDMKTVFNDTFIATHGQPDIIITDPPRDGMHKDVVQQILNIAPSKIVYVSCNSATQARDLALMDAIYKVTRTQAVDMFPQTHHVENVVLLEKR